The Populus trichocarpa isolate Nisqually-1 chromosome 2, P.trichocarpa_v4.1, whole genome shotgun sequence genome has a window encoding:
- the LOC7472675 gene encoding pumilio homolog 12: MDPYQQQQRRRFLAGTAPFSPETPFSRLIDQSLASPETSTQNPYLETLESLFLRLNVSHDNQTLYSGSHDNIFNGSVVDFKILDDLASSGQVGFLPTQNNDINAFGATRVQDFVHNPMMAGSNSDLRSNTFVYGGAYQNPNLNNRRGLMQRESHYGSMNNVLVSKSQNYGRRPPWLQDYVSWEDLSGKIVALAKDQHGCKFLQRLIESATREQIDMLFYEVIDYVGGLIADPFGNYVVQKLIEVISEEQRTRVLRMLTRTDFQLVRICLDVHGTRAVQKLLNCITNPLQVSLVVSALNQGAVALIKDSNGHHVIQHSMKHFSPQDNKYILKQVAEKCFEIATNKSGCCVLQRCVEYSEGEHRDRLVAEIIANALLLAEDHYGNYVVQHILDLKMPQITENLLTQFEGSYMALSCNKYGSNVVEKCLLTTSEDQSTQIILELLSNPGASMLLVDPFGNFVIQKALSVSQGEVQRGLIALIERNSQMMISNIYGQKVLVWLTKNRRLLNL, translated from the exons ATGGACCCttaccagcagcagcagcgccGCAGATTTCTTGCTGGAACGGCGCCGTTTTCCCCTGAGACTCCCTTTTCCCGTTTAATCGATCAAAGCCTTGCGAGCCCTGAAACTTCTACTCAAAACCCCTACCTAGAAACTCTTGAATCTCTCTTCTTAAGACTCAATGTATCTCATGAtaatcaaactttatattcaGGTTCTCATGACAATATCTTTAATGGGTCTGttgtagattttaaaattttggatgaTCTTGCCTCTAGCGGCCAGGTTGGTTTTTTGCCAACCCAAAACAATGATATAAATGCTTTCGGGGCTACGAGGGTTCAAGATTTTGTTCACAATCCAATGATGGCTGGTTCTAATTCTGATTTGAGGAGTAATACTTTCGTTTATGGTGGTGCGTATCAAAATCCAAACCTTAACAACCGGAGAGGATTAATGCAAAGAGAATCGCATTATGGGTCGATGAATAATGTTTTGGTGTCTAAAAGCCAGAATTATGGGAGGAGGCCACCTTGGTTACAAGATTACGTGTCCTGGGAGGATTTGAGTGGTAAGATCGTGGCATTGGCTAAGGATCAACACGGATGTAAGTTCTTACAAAGGCTTATTGAGAGTGCAACAAGAGAACAAATTGATATGTTGTTTTACGAAGTGATAGACTATGTTGGGGGGTTGATAGCGGACCCATTTGGGAATTATGTTGTACAAAAGCTTATAGAGGTGATTAGTGAGGAACAGAGGACTCGGGTTTTGCGAATGCTAACTCGAACGGATTTTCAACTCGTGAGGATTTGTCTTGATGTGCATGG AACTCGGGCTGTACAGAAGTTGTTGAATTGTATTACAAACCCTCTGCAAGTTTCTTTAGTTGTATCAGCTCTAAACCAAGGTGCTGTTGCATTGATAAAGGATTCCAATGGTCATCATGTGATCCAGCATTCTATGAAGCATTTTTCTCCTCAAGACAATAAG TATATTTTGAAACAGGTGGCAGAAAAGTGCTTTGAGATTGCAACCAACAAGAGTGGATGCTGTGTGCTGCAGCGATGTGTTGAATACTCTGAGGGAGAACACAGAGATCGACTGGTAGCTGAGATCATAGCAAATGCACTACTCCTGGCTGAAGATCATTATGG AAACTATGTAGTGCAACATATTCTGGATTTAAAGATGCCACAAATCACAGAAAATCTCCTCACACAGTTTGAAGGGAGCTACATGGCTCTTTCATGTAACAAGTATGGAAGTAATGTTGTGGAGAAGTGCTTGTTAACAACAAGTGAGGATCAATCCACACAAATAATCTTGGAGTTGCTAAGCAATCCAGGTGCTTCCATGCTCCTTGTGGATCCTTTCGGAAACTTTGTTATCCAGAAGGCACTATCAGTATCTCAG GGTGAAGTCCAAAGAGGTTTAATTGCTCTGATAGAAAGGAACAGTCAAATGATGATCAGCAATATCTATGGGCAGAAGGTGCTTGTTTGGCTGACCAAGAATAGGAGACTGCTAAACCTATAG